A region of Carassius auratus strain Wakin chromosome 23, ASM336829v1, whole genome shotgun sequence DNA encodes the following proteins:
- the LOC113041347 gene encoding calcitonin gene-related peptide type 1 receptor-like, giving the protein MTSTRVLLLISTLSQLCGAQDELVPAMMSAEEESHIPESPAVLSVAREQILSAQFECYLKIMSDPPRRDPGPYCNRTWDGWLCWGDSAPGTALQLCPAYFHDFDPTEKVSKVCDSDGQWFHHPVSNRLWTNYTQCSADTHHKREFILVNYYLVMVGHGLSIISLSISICIFSHFKCLSCQRITLHKNMFTSFILNSIATIAWFYIVRDQRPENPMDSSQIGCKLLASIMQYTSCSNYFWMLCEGIYLHTLIIVAVFTGEQQLGWYYVLGWGFPVIPAVLYAVARLHLHDDRCWIINSKLLYITNSPVQVALLVNLFFLLNIVRVLITKLRVTHCIKTNFYMKAVRATIILVPLLGAQFILVPMEPSGHVSRAVYEFFMNIFNHFQGLLVAVIFCFCNGEVQSALRRKFAQYRGQRKRRRLVTNDFHSNYHTNSSITETSRVTIGLEPSLANGQRNGSVCSSHGPMSCDVLECTEI; this is encoded by the exons ATGACATCGACCCGCGTCTTGCTGCTGATCAGCACACTGTCACAG CTGTGTGGAGCTCAAGATGAGCTCGTGCCGGCGATGATGTCAGCGGAGGAGGAGAGCCATATCCCAGAATCCCCTGCTGTCCTGAGTGTGGCGCGTGAGCAGATCCTCTCGGCTCAGTTTGAGTGTTACCTGAAGATCATGTCTGATCCTCCGCGCAGAGACCCGg GCCCGTACTGTAACCGCACCTGGGATGGTTGGCTCTGTTGGGGAGACTCCGCCCCCGGCACCGCCCTCCAGCTATGCCCCGCCTACTTCCATGACTTTGATCCAACCG AGAAAGTGAGCAAAGTGTGTGACTCGGACGGTCAGTGGTTTCATCATCCGGTCAGCAACCGTCTGTGGACCAACTACACGCAGTGCTCAGCGGACACTCACCATAAACGAGAG ttcatCCTGGTGAATTACTATCTGGTGATGGTGGGACACGGGCTGTCCATCATATCGCTGTCCATCTCCATCTGCATCTTCTCACACTTCAA GTGTTTGAGCTGCCAGCGAATCACTCTTCATAAAAACATGTTCACCTCCTTCATCCTGAACTCGATCGCCACCATCGCCTGGTTCTACATCGTCAGAGATCAGAGACCAGAGAACCCCATGGATTCG TCTCAGATCGGCTGTAAGCTGCTGGCTAGTATCATGCAGTACACCTCCTGCTCCAACTATTTCTGGATGCTGTGTGAAGGGATCTACCTGCACACACTCATCATCGTGGCCGTGTTCACGGGAGAACAGCAGCTGGGCTGGTATTACGTCCTCGGCTGGG GTTTCCCAGTGATCCCTGCAGTCCTGTATGCTGTAGCCCGTCTGCACTTGCACGATGACAG GTGTTGGATCATAAATTCAAAGCTGCTGTACATCACAAACAGCCCCGTACAAGTCGCTCTGCTG GTGAACCTGTTCTTCCTGCTGAACATCGTGCGGGTGTTGATCACCAAACTGCGGGTCACTCACTGCATCAAAACTAACTTCTACATGAAGGCTGTTCGTGCAACCATCATCCTGGTTCCTCTGCTGGGCGCTCAGTTCATCCTGGTGCCTATGGAGCCCAGCGGACATGTCTCTCGAGCCGTCTACGAGTTCTTCATGAACATCTTCAACCATTTCCAG GGTCTCCTGGTGGCCGTAATCTTCTGCTTCTGCAATGGAGAA GTGCAGTCGGCGCTGCGGCGTAAGTTTGCGCAGTATCGTGGTCAGCGGAAGCGCCGGCGTCTGGTGACCAATGACTTTCACAGTAACTACCACACAAACTCATCCATCACCGAGACCAGCCGCGTCACCATCGGCCTCGAGCCCAGCCTCGCCAACGGTCAGAGAAACGGCAGCGTCTGCTCCAGCCACGGGCCCATGAGCTGCGACGTGCTCGAGTGCACGGAAATATGA
- the ednrab gene encoding endothelin receptor type Ab has product MWPPKVLLMAVVSCVLIGGGNCQSNSSDGFQLSADPSSGHRSLNRLTSDPRAVGTVGVRPLSLPPACLRRTYIEGLFKYVNTILSCLIFVVGMVGNATLLRIIYLNKTMRNGPNALIASLALGDLIYIAIDIPINVYKLLAMRWPFDDSVLGLFLCKLMPFLQKASVGITVLNLCALSVDRYRAVASWSRVQGVGIPVSTAVEILCIWLLALVLAVPEAIGFKMVSFDYNNVTIRTCMLKPETPFMTFYRDVKVWWLFGFYFCVPLVCTAVFYTLMTCEMLSNRKGSLKFSLSEHLKQRREVAKAVFSLVLIFALCWFPLHLSRILKKMVYFQNDVGRCDLLNFLLVFDYLSINLATINSCINPIILYFVSKKFKNCFRSCLCCWCYPAGSILSSVVPLNGTSFQYKSPDQNGLSDRTALRKDSYN; this is encoded by the exons ATGTGGCCCCCTAAAGTCCTGCTAATGGCCGTCGTATCCTGTGTGCTGATTGGTGGAGgaaactgtcaatcaaactcatcCGATGGCTTCCAGCTCTCCGCTGACCCCAGCTCAGGTCACCGGTCTCTGAACcgcctgacctctgaccccagagCTGTTGGGACGGTTGGTGTCCGGCCGCTGTCGCTGCCCCCGGCGTGTCTGAGGAGGACCTACATCGAGGGCTTGTTTAAATACGTCAACACCATCCTGTCCTGCCTCATCTTCGTGGTGGGGATGGTGGGGAACGCCACGCTTCTGAGGATCATCTACCTCAACAAGACCATGAGGAACGGCCCAAACGCTCTGATCGCCAGCCTGGCGCTCggagacctcatctacatcgccATCGACATCCCCATCAACGTCTATAAG ctGCTGGCGATGCGGTGGCCCTTCGATGACAGTGTGTTGGGTCTGTTCCTGTGCAAACTCATGCCATTTCTACAGAAAGCGTCAGTCGGAATAACGGTTCTCAATCTTTGTGCGCTCAGTGTggacag gtACCGTGCGGTGGCGTCCTGGAGTCGTGTTCAGGGTGTGGGGATCCCTGTGTCCACGGCTGTGGAGATCCTGTGTATCTGGCTGCTGGCTCTAGTTCTGGCCGTTCCTGAGGCCATCGGCTTCAAAATGGTCAGCTTCGACTACAACAACGTCACCATCCGCACCTGCATGCTGAAACCAGAGACGCCCTTCATGACC ttctaCAGGGACGTGAAGGTCTGGTGGttgtttggcttttatttctGCGTGCCGCTGGTGTGTACAGCCGTCTTCTACACACTCATGACCTGTGAGATGCTGAGCAACAGGAAGGGAAGCCTGAAGTTTTCTCTGAGCGAACACCTGAAGCAG AGGCGTGAGGTGGCGAAGGCCGTGTTTTCTCTGGTGCTGATCTTCGCTCTCTGCTGGTTTCCGCTGCATCTAAGTCGCATCCTGAAGAAGATGGTGTATTTTCAGAACGACGTCGGCCGCTGCGACCTGCTGAA TTTCTTGCTGGTGTTTGACTACCTGAGTATAAACCTGGCCACCATCAACTCCTGCATCAATCCCATAATCCTCTACTTCGTCAGCAAGAAGTTCAAGAACTGCTTCAGG tcGTGTTTGTGTTGCTGGTGTTATCCGGCCGGCTCCATCTTGAGCAGCGTTGTGCCTCTGAACGGGACCAGCTTCCAGTACAAGAGCCCTGATCAGAACGGCTTATCGGACCGGACGGCGCTGCGCAAGGACAGCTACAACTGA